In the genome of Solibacillus silvestris, one region contains:
- a CDS encoding DNA-binding response regulator yields the protein MVKTVLVVEDEMPIATLLKYNLEQAGFDVLLAHDGQAGLDTAVEQSPDLILLDLMLPKLDGVEVCKELRRLRINIPIIMLTARDDEFDKVLGLELGADDYMTKPFSPREVIARVKAVLRRFSGPVVEETVESSEVVYTFGNLKVFPERFEAFIDDESLEFTPKEFELLVYLLENKNRVLTRDQLLSAVWNYDFAGDTRIVDVHISHLRDKIEENSRKPLYIKTIRGLGYKFEEPKK from the coding sequence ATGGTTAAAACGGTTTTAGTAGTAGAAGATGAAATGCCAATTGCAACACTATTAAAATATAACTTGGAACAAGCAGGTTTTGACGTTCTATTGGCGCATGATGGTCAGGCAGGTCTTGATACAGCAGTAGAACAATCACCGGATCTGATTTTATTGGATTTAATGCTGCCAAAACTTGATGGGGTCGAAGTCTGTAAAGAATTACGAAGATTGCGTATCAATATACCGATAATTATGTTGACTGCGAGAGACGATGAATTTGATAAAGTATTAGGTCTAGAGCTTGGGGCTGATGATTACATGACAAAGCCATTCAGCCCACGTGAAGTAATTGCACGAGTGAAGGCTGTGTTGCGACGTTTCTCGGGACCAGTTGTGGAAGAAACAGTCGAATCGAGTGAAGTAGTCTACACATTTGGTAATTTAAAAGTTTTCCCGGAGCGATTTGAAGCATTTATCGATGATGAGTCTTTGGAATTCACGCCAAAAGAATTTGAATTGCTTGTTTACTTGCTTGAAAATAAAAACCGTGTTTTAACACGCGATCAGCTGCTTAGTGCCGTATGGAACTATGATTTTGCCGGGGATACTCGAATTGTAGACGTACATATTAGTCATCTGCGGGATAAAATTGAAGAAAATAGTCGTAAACCACTGTATATTAAAACAATCCGTGGTTTAGGTTATAAATTTGAGGAGCCAAAAAAATAA
- a CDS encoding sulfonate ABC transporter substrate-binding protein produces the protein MKKLLSIFFLLTLSVILVGCASSNAENKKVRIGYQKNGTTLLLKSNGELESRLKELGYSVEWSEFNTGSSILEALNSGAIDFANASDAPSMMALSKGMNFKYIAGEESSPQMEGILVKNDGSIQSIEQLKGKKIAYNKASISEYLLVNALATVNLTLDDVESVILSPADANIAFENGDVDAWVIWDPYMTVSESKGNQILTTAEGIVEHRSFYYSSDKFIESNKDAVVAYVEELSKVGEAIDTDSSEAAEILEENTGIAADIWVTSLARRSSVASYLDEAAQADLQRLNEDLYDIGLTSNLVENLENHIWKP, from the coding sequence ATGAAAAAACTATTATCCATCTTTTTTCTCTTAACTTTATCGGTTATTTTAGTCGGGTGCGCATCATCGAATGCAGAAAATAAAAAAGTACGCATTGGCTATCAGAAAAACGGGACAACATTACTATTAAAATCGAATGGCGAATTGGAATCACGATTAAAGGAATTAGGTTATTCAGTGGAATGGTCTGAATTCAATACAGGAAGTTCGATTCTTGAAGCATTAAACTCCGGGGCCATCGATTTTGCCAATGCAAGTGATGCACCATCAATGATGGCACTATCAAAAGGAATGAATTTCAAATACATTGCAGGTGAAGAATCGTCTCCACAAATGGAAGGTATTTTAGTAAAAAATGATGGATCTATCCAATCTATCGAACAATTGAAAGGAAAAAAAATTGCGTACAATAAAGCTTCAATTTCAGAGTATTTATTAGTTAATGCTCTAGCAACAGTTAACTTGACTCTGGACGATGTAGAATCGGTTATTTTAAGCCCGGCAGATGCAAATATTGCTTTTGAGAACGGCGATGTGGATGCATGGGTAATTTGGGATCCGTATATGACGGTTTCCGAAAGTAAAGGCAATCAAATCTTAACTACAGCAGAAGGCATTGTTGAACACCGCAGCTTCTACTATTCATCTGATAAATTCATCGAATCCAATAAGGATGCGGTCGTTGCCTATGTGGAAGAACTATCTAAAGTTGGTGAAGCCATTGATACTGATTCAAGCGAGGCAGCAGAAATTCTTGAAGAGAATACAGGTATTGCCGCAGATATATGGGTAACAAGCTTAGCCCGCCGTTCATCTGTAGCTAGTTATTTAGATGAAGCCGCTCAAGCAGACTTACAAAGACTAAATGAAGATTTATATGACATTGGCTTAACAAGTAATCTTGTAGAAAATCTCGAAAACCATATTTGGAAACCATAA
- a CDS encoding isocitrate dehydrogenase (NADP(+)) (Converts isocitrate to alpha ketoglutarate): MTNKIVVENGKLNVPNNPVIPFIEGDGIGPDIWAAASRVIDAAVEKAYNGEKKIEWLEVLAGEKAFNKTGEWLPAETLEKINEYLIAIKGPLTTPIGGGIRSLNVALRQELDLYVCLRPVRHFDGVPSPVKRPEDVDMVIFRENTEDIYAGIEYKAGSDEQKKLLNFLQNELGVNKIRFPETSGLGIKPVSKEGTERLVRSAIEYAISHNRPSVTLVHKGNIMKFTEGGFKQWGYDVAEAEFGDKVFTWNQYDAIKAEQGEAAANEAQSKAVAEGKIIVKDSIADIFLQQILTRPNEFDVVATMNLNGDYISDALAAQVGGIGIAPGANINYLTGHAIFEATHGTAPKYAGQDKVNPSSVLLSGVLMLEHLGWQEAADLITNSVEKTISSKYVTYDFARLMDGATEVKCSEFATKLIENF, translated from the coding sequence ATGACTAACAAAATCGTAGTAGAGAATGGTAAATTAAACGTTCCAAACAATCCTGTTATTCCTTTCATCGAGGGTGACGGTATCGGTCCAGATATCTGGGCTGCAGCATCTCGCGTAATTGACGCAGCTGTAGAAAAAGCTTATAACGGTGAAAAGAAAATCGAATGGTTAGAAGTATTAGCAGGTGAAAAAGCATTCAACAAAACGGGTGAATGGTTACCAGCTGAAACTTTAGAAAAAATCAACGAATACTTAATCGCTATTAAAGGTCCTTTAACAACTCCAATCGGCGGCGGTATCCGCTCTCTAAACGTAGCATTACGTCAAGAGTTGGATTTATATGTTTGCTTACGTCCAGTACGTCACTTTGACGGTGTTCCTTCACCAGTTAAACGTCCAGAAGATGTTGACATGGTAATCTTCCGTGAAAACACTGAAGATATCTATGCTGGTATCGAGTACAAAGCTGGTTCTGACGAGCAAAAGAAATTATTAAACTTCTTACAAAACGAATTAGGCGTTAACAAAATTCGCTTCCCAGAAACTTCTGGCTTAGGTATTAAACCAGTATCTAAAGAAGGTACTGAACGTTTAGTACGTTCTGCAATCGAGTACGCTATTTCACACAACCGTCCATCAGTAACTTTAGTACACAAAGGTAACATCATGAAATTCACTGAAGGTGGATTCAAACAATGGGGTTACGATGTGGCTGAAGCTGAATTCGGCGACAAAGTATTCACTTGGAACCAATACGATGCAATCAAAGCTGAGCAAGGCGAAGCTGCTGCAAACGAAGCACAATCTAAAGCTGTTGCAGAAGGCAAAATCATCGTAAAAGATTCTATTGCTGATATCTTCTTACAACAAATCTTAACTCGTCCTAACGAGTTCGACGTAGTAGCAACTATGAACTTAAATGGTGACTACATCTCTGACGCATTAGCTGCTCAAGTTGGTGGTATCGGTATCGCTCCAGGTGCTAACATTAACTACTTAACTGGTCACGCTATTTTCGAAGCTACTCACGGTACTGCACCTAAGTATGCTGGTCAAGATAAAGTAAATCCATCTTCAGTATTATTATCAGGCGTATTAATGCTTGAGCACTTAGGATGGCAAGAAGCTGCGGACTTAATTACAAATTCAGTAGAGAAAACAATCTCTTCTAAATATGTAACTTATGACTTCGCACGTTTAATGGACGGCGCTACAGAAGTTAAATGTTCTGAATTCGCTACAAAATTAATCGAAAACTTCTAA
- a CDS encoding HflK protein, with amino-acid sequence MMSVKRTLMWVALILMAVVGIIVVTTSWYTVDESEQAVVITFGQADETIQDSGLHFKLPWPIQSVEILSKETYSLQFGYKQNPDGTVEAFDKETKMITGDENIVLTDLVVQWRIVEPKKYLFSSQEPRAILHNATSSAIRSIIGSSTIDEALTDGKADIEAETRELLVSLIEKYDIGIGVLGVKLQDVEVPNAEVRAAFTDVTDARETKNTKINEAEKYENQRVSEAVGEAAAILSKAEGEKASRIEQATGEVALFNQLYDEYRLNKDITRERLVLETLEAVLPNAQIYIMNDDGSGTMKYLPIQPMQTTPPSTEEKKEGSKSE; translated from the coding sequence ATGATGAGTGTAAAAAGAACATTAATGTGGGTAGCGCTTATTCTCATGGCTGTCGTAGGTATTATTGTTGTGACGACATCCTGGTATACAGTAGATGAATCGGAACAGGCAGTAGTGATTACATTTGGTCAAGCGGATGAAACAATACAAGATTCAGGACTTCATTTTAAATTACCGTGGCCAATACAGTCTGTAGAAATTTTATCAAAAGAAACGTACAGTTTACAATTCGGCTATAAGCAAAACCCGGACGGTACGGTTGAAGCATTCGATAAAGAAACAAAAATGATTACAGGTGATGAAAATATTGTTTTAACAGATCTTGTTGTTCAATGGCGTATTGTTGAGCCAAAAAAATATTTATTTAGTTCACAGGAGCCGCGAGCGATTTTACATAATGCGACATCCAGTGCGATTCGTTCCATCATAGGCAGCTCAACAATCGATGAGGCATTAACGGATGGTAAAGCGGATATTGAAGCAGAGACACGCGAATTGCTTGTATCGTTAATCGAAAAATACGATATCGGTATTGGGGTTTTAGGAGTAAAGCTGCAAGATGTAGAGGTACCGAATGCAGAAGTTCGTGCAGCTTTCACAGATGTTACCGATGCACGAGAGACAAAAAATACAAAGATTAACGAAGCGGAAAAATACGAAAACCAGCGTGTAAGTGAAGCGGTTGGTGAAGCAGCTGCAATTCTTTCGAAGGCAGAAGGGGAAAAGGCTTCACGTATCGAGCAAGCTACAGGTGAAGTTGCTTTATTTAACCAGCTTTATGATGAATACCGCCTGAATAAAGATATTACACGTGAACGATTAGTGCTCGAAACATTGGAGGCAGTTTTACCGAATGCCCAGATTTATATTATGAATGATGACGGCAGCGGTACGATGAAGTACTTGCCGATCCAGCCAATGCAAACGACACCTCCTTCTACAGAAGAGAAAAAAGAAGGGAGCAAAAGTGAATGA
- the ssuB gene encoding aliphatic sulfonate ABC transporter ATP-binding protein (part of the ABC type transport system SsuABC for aliphatic sulfonates; with SsuA being the periplasmic substrate-binding subunit, SsuB the ATP-binding subunit and SsuC the permease), producing MTNGINIELVNLTKSFGEKQVLKDINLTIPAGQFVAIVGKSGCGKSTLLRIIANLEQKTAGESLKDGIQQEDFSGVRVMFQEDRLLPWLSVLENVGVGTELKKDWQPLALKSLEHVGLKDRAKEWPHVLSGGQKQRVALARALSAQPRLLLLDEPLGALDALTRLEMQNLIEQLWLNQKYTSLLVTHDVAEAIALADRIILIEDGIVALDLPVKLPRPRTRSNPQFAELEEILLQHLLGQQTKTETSNKQKELQAII from the coding sequence ATGACAAATGGAATCAATATTGAGTTAGTAAATTTAACAAAAAGTTTCGGTGAAAAACAAGTATTAAAGGATATTAATTTAACAATCCCCGCTGGACAATTTGTTGCCATCGTCGGGAAAAGCGGATGCGGGAAAAGTACGCTTCTCCGTATCATTGCAAATTTAGAACAAAAAACGGCAGGAGAATCTTTAAAAGACGGTATTCAACAGGAAGACTTTTCAGGCGTTCGCGTCATGTTTCAGGAAGATCGTTTACTCCCATGGCTGTCTGTATTAGAAAATGTAGGGGTAGGCACAGAATTGAAAAAGGATTGGCAACCACTTGCATTAAAATCACTTGAACATGTGGGATTAAAAGACCGCGCAAAAGAGTGGCCACATGTACTGTCAGGTGGCCAAAAACAACGGGTTGCATTAGCTCGTGCGCTTAGTGCACAGCCAAGACTTTTATTGTTGGATGAACCGCTTGGTGCATTAGATGCGCTGACTCGACTTGAAATGCAAAATCTAATTGAACAGCTGTGGTTAAACCAGAAATATACATCGTTGCTCGTGACACATGATGTGGCAGAAGCCATTGCATTGGCAGATCGAATTATTTTAATCGAAGACGGAATCGTTGCTTTAGATTTGCCGGTAAAACTCCCTCGACCAAGAACGCGGTCAAATCCACAATTTGCGGAGCTCGAGGAAATTCTGCTTCAGCATTTATTAGGACAACAAACAAAAACGGAAACATCGAATAAACAAAAAGAATTACAGGCAATTATTTAA
- the ssuC gene encoding alkanesulfonate transporter permease subunit (part of the ABC type transport system for alkanesulfonate SsuABC; SsuB the ATP-binding subunit and SsuC the permease), with translation MKKKKWIHLIEPWIIPILIIIIWEVSNKTGILANTVLPAPSDVVKAGYEQAVSGVLFDHLQISTTRALIGFLIGGSIAFVIGILNGIVPFAQRYLDTTIQMLRNIPNLALIPLVIIWFGVGEEGKIFLVAISVFFPIYVNTYHGIRNVDPRLIEMGKIYNLSKYKLFFKVIILGAMPSILVGIRYSLGIMWLTLIVAETVAASSGIGYMSMNAREYMQLDIVVLAIILYAILGKIADSIAKLLEKKLLKWNPVYQ, from the coding sequence ATGAAGAAGAAAAAATGGATTCATTTGATTGAGCCATGGATCATCCCTATTTTAATTATTATCATATGGGAAGTATCGAATAAAACAGGTATTCTGGCCAACACAGTTTTGCCTGCCCCTTCCGATGTAGTAAAAGCAGGCTATGAACAAGCCGTTTCCGGTGTTCTGTTTGATCATCTTCAAATTAGTACGACGCGTGCTTTAATTGGGTTCCTAATCGGCGGCAGTATCGCTTTTGTCATCGGTATTTTAAATGGAATTGTTCCTTTTGCACAGCGTTATTTAGATACAACTATTCAAATGCTGCGAAACATCCCGAATTTGGCGCTCATCCCTTTAGTTATTATTTGGTTTGGTGTGGGTGAAGAAGGAAAGATTTTCTTAGTTGCAATCAGCGTATTTTTCCCGATTTATGTCAATACATACCATGGTATCCGCAATGTTGATCCACGGTTAATCGAAATGGGTAAAATTTATAATCTTTCGAAATACAAGCTTTTTTTTAAAGTAATTATTTTAGGTGCAATGCCATCGATTTTGGTCGGTATTCGCTACTCATTAGGAATTATGTGGCTTACTTTAATTGTTGCAGAAACAGTAGCAGCAAGTTCGGGAATTGGCTATATGTCGATGAATGCCCGTGAGTATATGCAACTTGATATTGTTGTGTTGGCGATTATTTTATATGCGATTTTAGGAAAAATTGCAGATTCCATTGCAAAACTATTAGAGAAGAAATTATTAAAATGGAATCCCGTGTATCAATAA
- a CDS encoding PAS domain-containing sensor histidine kinase has translation MNAMKNRLFYSFILVIGSSLAVLGLFIGQLFPFFADEFVHEVTKDSEQQLEQVIEQEQIELTETQKEAILGTYAIDRQAEGLQSTKQKIYLIIAALLFGGLIVMSFMAYRVVSNFITPIINITKTARELSKGNYRARAFANGPTTIVELRNSINILARNLQDITKTRAIEEERLKTLIENMGSALMMIDREGNISIVNKKFQTLFELPKEKLIGNNFMMLGLPKELEKFIDHVFLTELPYRQQLEMEIANEVYYEQVYGAPVVGEHGRWLGVVIVMHDVSELVRLEQIRKDFVANVSHELRTPITSIKGFSETLLDGAFNDEQMLLSFLTIIHDESNRIQVLVNDLLELSKIERHGFTLDVVPTKLQDILVRVVDLTSAQLENKNMQFDVEIEQDAVILGDVNRLMQIFTNLINNAIAYSKEETTVTLRISANDQYGIFEVKDEGIGIEKAEISRIFERFYRVDRARSRNSGGTGLGLSIVKHLIEAHNGKIIVQSEVGKGTSIKVYLPLKD, from the coding sequence ATGAACGCAATGAAAAATCGTTTATTTTATTCGTTTATTTTAGTAATTGGATCAAGTTTAGCTGTTCTAGGACTGTTCATAGGGCAGCTTTTTCCATTTTTCGCAGACGAGTTTGTTCATGAAGTGACAAAGGATTCTGAGCAGCAATTGGAGCAAGTGATCGAGCAGGAACAAATAGAACTTACTGAGACACAGAAAGAAGCCATTTTAGGCACTTATGCAATAGATAGACAGGCTGAAGGACTACAAAGTACAAAGCAAAAAATATATTTAATCATTGCCGCATTATTATTTGGCGGTCTCATTGTAATGAGTTTTATGGCATATCGGGTTGTGAGCAATTTTATAACACCGATTATTAATATTACAAAAACCGCGAGAGAGCTATCAAAAGGAAATTACCGTGCGCGCGCTTTTGCGAATGGTCCGACTACGATTGTTGAGTTGAGAAATTCCATTAATATTCTGGCGCGCAATTTGCAAGATATTACGAAAACAAGAGCTATTGAGGAAGAGCGATTAAAAACATTAATTGAAAATATGGGCAGTGCCTTAATGATGATTGACCGGGAAGGGAATATTTCGATTGTTAATAAGAAATTCCAAACATTATTTGAGCTGCCTAAAGAGAAGCTCATTGGCAATAATTTTATGATGCTCGGGCTGCCAAAAGAGCTTGAAAAGTTTATTGATCATGTATTTTTAACGGAATTACCATATCGTCAGCAGCTTGAAATGGAAATCGCAAATGAAGTGTATTATGAGCAAGTTTACGGGGCTCCGGTTGTTGGAGAACATGGACGCTGGCTCGGTGTCGTAATTGTAATGCATGATGTGAGTGAACTTGTACGATTGGAGCAGATTCGTAAAGATTTCGTCGCAAACGTATCGCACGAGCTACGTACACCGATTACATCGATCAAAGGATTTTCTGAGACGCTTCTTGACGGAGCGTTTAATGATGAGCAGATGCTGCTTTCCTTTTTAACGATTATTCATGATGAAAGCAATCGGATTCAGGTGCTCGTCAATGATTTGCTCGAGCTATCCAAAATTGAGCGACATGGCTTTACACTCGATGTAGTGCCGACAAAGCTGCAGGATATTTTAGTTCGGGTTGTTGATTTGACAAGCGCGCAATTAGAAAATAAAAACATGCAGTTTGATGTTGAAATAGAGCAGGATGCTGTTATTTTAGGTGATGTAAATCGGCTAATGCAAATATTTACGAATTTGATTAACAATGCGATCGCCTATTCTAAAGAAGAAACAACGGTTACACTGCGTATTAGTGCCAATGACCAATACGGGATATTTGAAGTGAAAGACGAAGGTATCGGTATTGAAAAAGCAGAGATTTCACGTATTTTCGAGCGCTTTTACAGGGTAGATCGGGCACGAAGCCGAAATTCTGGAGGTACAGGCCTTGGTTTGTCCATTGTAAAGCATTTGATTGAAGCACATAACGGGAAAATTATAGTACAAAGTGAAGTTGGTAAAGGTACGAGTATTAAAGTGTACCTACCATTGAAAGATTGA
- a CDS encoding citrate synthase (catalyzes the formation of citrate from acetyl-CoA and oxaloacetate) gives MSATKGLEGIVAAESKISSIIDDTLTYVGYGIDDLTNNATFEEVVFLLWNTRLPNAEELANLKEELAKNMEIPAAITDLFKSMPLNTVHPMAALRTAVSMLGAFDEEADVMEAEANYRKAIRLQAKIGTVVTTFARVRQGKEPVAPKPELGYAANFLYMLKGEEPAAIEIEAFDKALILHADHELNASTFTARVCVATLSDVYSGVTSAIGALKGPLHGGANEQVMKMLTEIGSIDKVESWVQNKLDNKEKIMGFGHRVYRKGDPRAPHLRVMSEKLTKLTGKPELYDMSVKIHDMIVEQKKLPANVDFFSASVYDSLGIEHDLFTPIFAVSRTSGWVAHILEQYANNRLIRPRAEYVGPDMQKYVPINER, from the coding sequence ATGTCAGCAACAAAAGGTTTAGAAGGTATCGTAGCAGCAGAATCGAAAATTTCTTCAATTATCGATGATACACTTACATATGTAGGGTATGGCATCGACGACCTAACTAACAATGCGACTTTTGAAGAAGTAGTATTCTTGTTATGGAACACGCGTTTACCAAACGCTGAAGAATTAGCTAACTTAAAAGAAGAATTAGCTAAAAATATGGAAATTCCAGCGGCAATCACAGATTTATTCAAATCTATGCCTTTAAACACAGTGCACCCAATGGCAGCACTACGTACAGCGGTATCAATGTTAGGTGCATTTGACGAAGAAGCAGATGTTATGGAAGCTGAAGCAAATTACCGTAAAGCGATCCGTTTACAAGCAAAAATTGGTACAGTAGTAACTACTTTTGCACGTGTACGTCAAGGTAAAGAACCAGTTGCTCCAAAACCAGAATTAGGTTATGCAGCAAACTTCTTATATATGCTGAAAGGTGAAGAACCAGCAGCAATCGAAATTGAAGCATTCGATAAAGCGTTAATCTTACACGCTGACCATGAATTAAACGCTTCTACATTTACTGCACGTGTATGTGTTGCGACATTATCAGATGTATACTCTGGTGTAACTTCTGCAATCGGCGCATTAAAAGGCCCATTACACGGTGGTGCTAACGAGCAAGTTATGAAAATGTTAACTGAAATCGGATCAATTGATAAAGTTGAATCTTGGGTTCAGAACAAATTAGATAACAAAGAAAAAATCATGGGCTTCGGTCACCGCGTATACCGCAAAGGCGACCCACGTGCACCTCACTTACGTGTAATGTCTGAAAAGCTTACTAAATTAACAGGCAAACCAGAATTATACGATATGTCAGTGAAAATCCATGACATGATTGTTGAGCAAAAGAAATTACCTGCAAACGTAGACTTCTTCTCAGCATCAGTATATGATTCTTTAGGTATCGAGCATGACTTATTCACACCAATCTTCGCAGTATCTCGTACTTCAGGTTGGGTAGCGCACATTTTAGAACAGTATGCAAACAACCGTCTAATCCGTCCACGTGCGGAGTATGTTGGTCCAGATATGCAAAAATACGTTCCAATTAACGAGCGCTAA
- a CDS encoding malate dehydrogenase (Catalyzes the reversible oxidation of malate to oxaloacetate), with amino-acid sequence MTLKRKKISVIGSGFTGATAAFLAAQKELGDVVIIDLPSAENPTKGKALDMWEASPVQGFDSYVIGSSDYEDTANSDVVLITAGVARKPGMSRDDLVQINQGVMKAVASEIARTSPDATIIVLTNPVDAMTYTVFKESGFPKHRVIGQSGVLDTARFRAFIAEELNVSVKDISALVLGGHGDTMVPLIRYASVGGVPLQSLIPAQRLEEIVQRTRVGGGEIVNLLGNGSAYYAPAAAMVEMAEAIIKDQKRVLPAIAYLEGEYGYEGIYLGVPTLLGAGGIERIFELELTADEKAALDQSADAVKDVMKALK; translated from the coding sequence GTGACATTAAAACGTAAAAAAATCTCAGTTATTGGTAGTGGTTTTACAGGGGCAACCGCAGCATTTTTGGCAGCGCAAAAAGAACTAGGTGATGTTGTAATTATTGATCTTCCATCAGCAGAAAATCCTACGAAGGGAAAAGCATTGGATATGTGGGAAGCATCGCCTGTACAAGGCTTTGATTCTTATGTAATAGGCTCTTCCGATTATGAGGATACCGCAAACTCAGATGTCGTTTTAATAACTGCGGGTGTTGCCCGGAAGCCAGGAATGAGTCGAGATGATTTAGTACAGATTAATCAAGGTGTAATGAAAGCCGTTGCATCAGAAATTGCCCGTACTTCACCCGATGCAACGATTATTGTTCTTACAAATCCAGTTGATGCGATGACTTATACAGTATTTAAAGAATCTGGTTTCCCGAAACATCGGGTAATTGGACAATCGGGTGTGTTGGATACTGCCCGTTTCCGTGCATTTATTGCCGAGGAACTGAATGTATCGGTAAAAGATATATCTGCACTTGTATTAGGAGGTCACGGTGATACAATGGTGCCTTTAATACGGTATGCTTCGGTAGGAGGCGTTCCTTTACAAAGCTTAATACCTGCTCAACGTTTAGAGGAAATTGTACAGCGTACACGTGTAGGTGGTGGTGAAATCGTGAATTTATTAGGGAATGGCTCGGCTTATTATGCACCGGCTGCGGCAATGGTGGAAATGGCAGAGGCAATTATAAAGGATCAAAAACGAGTCTTACCGGCAATTGCCTATTTAGAAGGTGAATACGGTTATGAGGGGATTTATTTAGGTGTTCCGACATTATTAGGTGCTGGCGGTATCGAGAGAATATTCGAACTTGAGCTTACAGCAGATGAAAAAGCAGCGTTAGATCAATCCGCAGATGCCGTAAAAGATGTAATGAAAGCACTGAAATAA
- a CDS encoding permease has translation MDYTNKTNQWLVKSRNIIVLLLYFILFYFIPPIIFGLFFAYLLFPVFLFFKQQFKLPFFLVVIILSVFLFSVVVSVIMLIIHSFITILPQLQSTLLSLDSTYMKHPLLPFIVEKLQSFIRDLLFYTINFIKNSFQSIFEFFIFIVTFYFALMESYKNRLWFFAYIPKAYRTTWARYFQKGMELIGRFIVVEMQLFTLTFILLCIGFYFLKFEAFVIKAFLIAFADCLPFLGIGIFLIPVSIYYFIVDEPMIGIAILVLYFMVQMIRQLTESMLWSHTLHLRMIHTFLISAASVLLFGFYGIILSPILLMIAIKVKQHAIFAK, from the coding sequence ATGGATTATACAAATAAAACAAACCAATGGCTAGTAAAAAGTAGGAACATTATCGTTCTTCTACTTTATTTTATCCTTTTTTATTTCATTCCTCCTATTATTTTTGGTCTATTTTTCGCTTATTTACTGTTTCCCGTCTTCCTCTTTTTCAAACAGCAATTTAAACTACCATTCTTTCTCGTTGTCATTATACTTTCGGTATTTTTATTCTCGGTTGTCGTCTCTGTGATCATGCTGATTATTCATAGCTTTATCACCATTCTCCCTCAGCTGCAGTCAACACTCTTATCTTTGGATAGCACCTATATGAAACATCCGCTTCTTCCGTTTATTGTTGAGAAGCTCCAAAGTTTTATAAGGGACTTGCTGTTTTACACAATCAATTTTATAAAAAATAGTTTTCAATCTATATTTGAGTTTTTTATTTTCATTGTCACATTCTACTTCGCACTGATGGAGAGCTATAAAAACCGATTATGGTTTTTTGCTTACATACCGAAAGCTTATCGCACTACATGGGCACGCTACTTCCAAAAAGGTATGGAGCTTATCGGCCGCTTTATCGTTGTGGAAATGCAATTGTTTACACTGACGTTTATCCTGCTATGTATTGGATTTTATTTTTTAAAGTTTGAAGCATTTGTAATTAAAGCTTTTTTAATTGCCTTTGCAGATTGCCTGCCTTTTTTAGGAATCGGCATTTTCCTTATTCCAGTTTCTATTTACTATTTTATTGTAGACGAACCGATGATAGGTATTGCCATATTAGTTCTGTACTTTATGGTACAAATGATAAGGCAGCTAACTGAATCCATGCTCTGGTCACATACGTTGCATTTACGTATGATCCACACATTTCTAATCAGCGCTGCCTCAGTTTTACTATTTGGTTTTTACGGAATCATCCTTAGTCCGATCTTACTGATGATTGCCATTAAGGTAAAACAACATGCTATTTTTGCAAAATAA